One Rutidosis leptorrhynchoides isolate AG116_Rl617_1_P2 unplaced genomic scaffold, CSIRO_AGI_Rlap_v1 contig521, whole genome shotgun sequence DNA window includes the following coding sequences:
- the LOC139884216 gene encoding CBS domain-containing protein CBSX5-like: MAVSLLSHEVSDLCLGKPSLRSLSVSATIGDALTALKRSGENSLSVWNCVCSRRRSDNGNVDSILGECKEFCECVGKICMVDVVCFLGKEENLKNPISALQSPISVLISNDSPGLVRHLRPHTRVWEAIAVILDGAQNLVIPLKSRNSTRRKLVHNNSINSSTVHNNREYCWLTVEDIIRYLLNSIGLFSPISVQPINALNLIDTENVLSIHYHDPASSILPLIHKSLINQTSVAIIDEDGKILGEISTFVLNYCDESVAAAIATLSAGDLMAFIDCGGPPEDLIQLVKERLEERNLKAALELMEEDSSGMSSSSSAYNSSSDEECSPGSGKIGRSGGYSSRVGRRSEAIVCYPWSSLVAVMIQALSHRVSYVWVVEEDGSLAGIVTFAGMLKVFQESLKAMS, encoded by the exons ATGGCAGTGAGTCTCTTGTCTCATGAGGTATCTGATCTTTGCCTTGGCAAGCCTTCGTTGAGATCTCTTTCGGTCTCTGCAACAATCGGAGATGCCCTAACGGCGTTAAAGAGATCCGGCGAGAACTCTTTAAGTGTCTGGAATTGCGTTTGTAGCCGACGCCGATCTGATAACGGAAACGTTGATTCGATTCTGGGAGAATGTAAGGAATTCTGTGAATGTGTCGGCAAGATTTGCATGGTCGATGTTGTTTGTTTCCTCGGAAAAGAAGAGAATTTGAAGAATCCTATCTCCGCTTTGCAATCTCCGATCTCTGTTTTGATATCGAATGACAGCCCTGGCCTTGTTAGGCATTTGCGACCACATACCAG GGTATGGGAAGCCATTGCTGTGATCCTCGATGGTGCACAGAACCTAGTAATTCCATTGAAGAGCCGTAACTCCACAAGAAGGAAGCTTGTTCATAACAACTCAATCAATTCTTCCACTGTCCACAACAATCGTGAATACTGCTGGCTCACGGTAGAAGACATTATCCGTTACCTCCTCAATTCCATCGGCCTCTTCAGTCCCATCTCAGTTCAGCCAATCAATGCTCTCAATCTCATCGATACAGAAAACGTCCTTTCCATCCACTATCATGATCCTGCCTCATCAATATTGCCTCTCATCCACAAATCCCTCATCAACCAGACCTCTGTTGCCATTATTGATGAAGACGGAAAAATCCTCGGCGAAATCTCAACATTCGTGCTCAATTACTGTGATGAGTCGGTTGCTGCGGCAATCGCGACACTCTCGGCCGGTGATCTGATGGCATTTATAGACTGTGGGGGACCACCTGAGGATTTAATACAGTTGGTGAAGGAGAGACTTGAAGAGAGGAACTTAAAAGCAGCCTTGGAGCTGATGGAAGAGGATTCTTCAGGTATGTCGTCGTCATCTTCAGCCTATAATTCATCGTCCGACGAAGAGTGCAGCCCCGGATCAGGGAAGATCGGAAGGTCAGGTGGCTATTCATCTAGAGTCGGGAGAAGATCAGAGGCTATTGTGTGTTATCCGTGGAGCTCGTTGGTAGCTGTCATGATTCAGGCGCTGTCACATCGTGTGAGTTATGTGTGGGTCGTTGAAGAGGATGGCAGTTTGGCCGGAATCGTTACTTTTGCAGGAATGCTTAAAGTTTTCCAGGAAAGCTTGAAGGCTATGAGTTAA
- the LOC139884229 gene encoding stem-specific protein TSJT1-like: MLAIFKKGTVNPPQELHSPSSLVSSKKAKIPSEIFSQFSSSQTSTASSFNFGDSAFLAFATGHDRMFCGLDNIYCSFMGRLNNLHSLNRQYGLSKATNEAMFVVEAYRTLRDRGPYPAHEVLKGLDGNFGFVVYDSMAGTVFAAQGANEVERMLFWGIAADGSLVISDNLEVIKGGCAKSFAPFPNGCMFHSEQGVMSFEHPTRKMKAMPRIDSEGVMCGANFKVDDHSRITSMPRVGSEVNCAVWGSH; encoded by the exons ATGTTGGCAATTTTCAAAAAAGGGACTGTAAATCCTCCACAAGAGCTACACAGTCCTTCATCTTTGGTTTCATCAAAAAAGGCTAAGATTCCTTCAGAGATTTTCAGCCAATTTTCATCTTCTCAGACTTCTACTGCTTCTTCCTTCAACTTTGGAGATTCTGCGTTCCTTGCTTTTGCTACCGGTCATGACAG GATGTTTTGTGGATTGGACAATATATATTGTAGCTTTATGGGAAGATTAAACAATTTGCATAGCCTAAATAGGCAATATGGTTTATCAAAGGCTACAAATGAAGCAATGTTCGTTGTCGAAGCTTATCGGACCCTCCGTGATCGTGGGCCTTACCCGGCCCATGAAGTTCTTAAGGGCTTGGATGGCAATTTTGGGTTTGTCGTTTACGATAGCATGGCTGGAACTGTCTTTGCTGCCCAA GGTGCGAATGAAGTTGAAAGAATGTTATTTTGGGGAATAGCAGCCGATGGTTCATTGGTAATATCCGACAACTTGGAGGTCATTAAAGGAGGCTGTGCCAAATCATTTGCACCTTTCCCCAATG GTTGTATGTTCCACAGCGAACAAGGAGTGATGAGTTTTGAGCATCCGACGAGGAAGATGAAGGCAATGCCTAGGATTGACAGTGAAGGTGTCATGTGTGGGGCCAACTTCAAAGTCGACGACCATTCTAGGATTACATCCATGCCACGTGTCGGAAGCGAAGTTAATTGTGCTGTTTGGGGCTCACACTAG